One region of Brachyhypopomus gauderio isolate BG-103 chromosome 9, BGAUD_0.2, whole genome shotgun sequence genomic DNA includes:
- the LOC143522572 gene encoding TOG array regulator of axonemal microtubules protein 2-like, which yields MLSKHDCKVNLYALEALQKIITLLRDNLVQVVYILVPAIVDNHLNSKNNAIYMATIVAIQALINNLELVRELYPCKPQLVEQKVLPLLWYLLGTSSNSGTVHGRGGSVRGATVHLCQALHAHMGPALLDCAASQPSNIRKSLREFVKNLPIN from the exons atgctttcaaagcacgactgcaaggttaacctctatgccttggaggccttacagaagataatcacactgctcagagacaacctggtccaagtggtctacatcttagtcccagctatagtggacaatcacctcaactccaagaataacgccatctacatggcaacaatagttgccattcaagctctcatcaataaccttg agctggttagggaactctacccctgcaagccacaactggttgagcagaaggtgcttcctctgctctggtacctcctggggacctccagcaacagtggtacggtccacgggaggggtggaagcgtgagaggggccactgtccacctatgccaagcccttcatgcccacatgggtccggcgctgctggactgtgctgcttcccaaccttccaatatccgcaagagcctaagagagtttgtgaagaacctcccgatcaactga